A genomic region of Ictidomys tridecemlineatus isolate mIctTri1 chromosome 10, mIctTri1.hap1, whole genome shotgun sequence contains the following coding sequences:
- the LOC144367185 gene encoding uncharacterized protein LOC144367185 — MSQRHRELSGIKVIASRPLTAKPPDGNRVSASAAAGSEFTRLTVCGRDPYLARRSARNFSIFLAAQSPVGQPQRTCQPPCCYHPSENLLYRQKPLASAQLPSDPAALLPSGSRSPAGRDGTCGSRVWMGVDVGEPELMARNWASLLWRNERKASSQGL, encoded by the exons ATGTCACAGAGACATCGCGAGCTGTCAGGCATCAAG GTCATCGCCAGCAGACCCCTCACCGCCAAGCCCCCAGACGGGAACAGGGTGAGTGCCAGCGCCGCCGCCGGCTCCGAGTTCACCAGGCTCACGGTCTGTGGACGAGATCCCTACCTGGCTCGTCGGTCAGCCCGAAACTTCAGCATCTTTTTGGCAGCTCAGTCCCCAGTTGGGCAGCCTCAGAGGACCTGCCAGCCACCCTGCTGCTATCATCCCTCTGAGAA CCTGCTGTACAGACAGAAGCCACTGGCCTCTGCCCAGCTGCCCTCAGACCCAGCAGCTCTTCTGCCCTCTGGGAGCCGTAGTCCAGCTGGGAGGGACGGGACTTGTGGATCCAGAGTGTGGATGGGCGTGGATGTTGGGGAGCCAGAGCTGATGGCAAGGAACTGGGCTTCTCTGCTCTGGCGAAATGAAAGGAAAGCTTCCTCCCAAGGCTTGTGA